AAAGTCAATCAGCTGTATCGCTGTAAAAAATCCCAGTCGTCGCTCAAGATTGAGCAGCTGCGGATGATGGCGCCAATCTTTTGCGTCAGTATAAGGAGTGTTTTGTTGCCCGTTAGCTGGGTTAGTATCTGGGTCAGTGTCTAGATTAGAGTGCACATAGCTGTCTAACTCTTGGATTAATCCTTCAAGCTGTTGCTTTACATCGTAAGCGGTATGCGGCCATAAAAACCAGATAAAAAACTGCCAGCGACTGGGCACACTATGCTCAGGCAGCTCAAAATCCCAATAGCGATATACCATGGGGTATTTGCTGGCGATATACTGCTGAAAGCTGACCGGACTTTGCAGATACAATGGGATATTGAGACGTTGATCAAGCCAGTTAAGGATGGACCAAGGATACTGATAGTTGTCCCAACTATCGAGATGTTGCTGCCAGTTAAAGTGCTGCTTTGCCAGTTTATAGGCTTGCGGATATTCGCTTTGCTGCTGATCAAAAAATACAATCAGTGCCTCTTCAAAGTCATCGACCGTATCAATGGCACTAAGCGCTAATTGGGAGAATTGATGTTGTAAGCACTGGGTTAGCTTTTGATCAGCGAGTTGATTGAACTGTCTACTGGAAGAGATTTGATACTCTGAGCTGTCATCGTCGATAATGCTGTTTTCAGTTTCAGTTTCAGTTTCAGTTTCAGTTTCAGTTTCAGTTTCAGTTTCAGTTTCAGTTTCAGTTTCAGTTTCAGTTTCAGTTTCAGTTTCAGTTTCAACATTAACACAGTCTAACCACTCATTTTGCCAAGCAGACAATTGCGACGCCTCACTGTCAACTGGGTTGTCCAGTATTTGCTTATTTAATGTCTGGCTGTCTAGACGAATCTCAATAACTTCTGGGCCAGACCCTGATTCTGCAGTTAATGATTCTGAATTTAATAATGAGTCTAATTGTTCTGCTGTGAGCCGATTGTCATTGTTTTGAGTATCGTTATTTTGAGTATCGCTGTTTTGAGTGGTGCTGTCTTGATTATCATTATATTGAGCGAAATCGTTTTCTTTAGTGTCAGTTCCAGCTCCAATATCAGTTTTGTTTTCAGCATCGATGTCAGTATCAGCCCAGTCGTCACTATCATCTTCTAGTGCCAGCCAATAACGCGCTTCGAGTGCCTGCTCATAAGCCTCGCGCACCGCACGAAAGCCGGCAGGATCTTTATCTGGCTTGTTCTGCTTTAGTTTAAGCGCATACGCCTTTTTAATCGCTTTTTCATCGGCGGTGGGCGCTATGCCTAGGATATCCCAGCAGTTTTCAGTCATGTTTGCTACTCAAGCAGGTCAGAGGTCAGGGCTATCAAATCTAATTAGAGCAATTAAAACCACTCATCTTTTTCAAATTGGTCCAAGCTATTTTGCAGTTCGCTATTGGCTTGACGTATTTTGATCGCATCTTGGCCATCAAGTACAGATTCATACCAACCAATCAGGCGCGCCAATTGCTCACGCTCAAAGCCAAGACGCTGGGTATATAGTCGTTCCGCTCGAGCCAGTAAATTGCGGTTTTCGGCTTGATCACGCGGATGAATCTTTAATTGGCTAAGCTTTTGTCTTGAGCGCTGCATTTCAGCCTCATCAATGTGCTTAGCGCCATTTTGAATCACTAAGTTATATTGCTTATCACTGCCTTCAACATCGATATCAACTTCAAGCAGCCCATTGACGTCATACGAAAAGCGCACATCGATGGGTAGCTGCTTGGCTTTACCACGATATTGTGCCGGCAGCTTAATGCTCATCTCACCAATTTTAATATTATCTTGGGTTAGACGGGCTTCGCCTTGATAAATATTAAACTGCACTTCAGTTTGTCGATCATCGACCGGATAAAAGGTGTGCACCTTGCTGGCAGGAATTACCGTATTGCGCTCAATAATGGGCGCAAATACCCCATGCTGATATTGGTGATTACCAAGCTCGATACTGGTATCAACGCCCAAGGAGTAGGGTGACACATCGGTCAAAATCACATCATCCAGCGCGGCATCTTCTGCAACCAAACCGGCCTGAATAGCGGCACCAATGGCAATGGTCTCATCGGGATTTAGGCCGACTGAGGGGAAGCGGCCCAGTAAGCGGGTCATCAATTGACGAAATAACGGCATACGCGTGGCGCCGCCAACCAATACCACATCATCGAGTTCTTTGATACGCAGCTTGGCATCACGAACGGCACGCTCAATCGGCTGACGAAAGCGTTGTAGCAACGGTTCGGCCAGCGCTTCATAATCACTGGCAGTGACTTGCCACTCATAAGCGGTATCATCAATAGTTAAGCGCAGTGTGGTGCTGTTGTTGCTGCTCAGCTCACGTTTGCCATTTTCAGCAACCGCATACAGCAAGGGCAAGTGTGGTCGCCAAAAGTCAGCATTGAGCTTAGGATCAATGCTTTGTTGATGAGCGATAAAGCCATCGATCAGTATTTGAGTGAAGTCTTCGCCGCCAAGGGTGTTGTCACCGGCGCTAGCACGCACTTCCATAATGCCCGAAAACAGCTCTAGTAAGGTGACATCAAAGGTGCCGCCGCCTAAATCTAGTACCAAAAACTTACGATCATCGCCGCTTTCATGTAAGCCATAAGCCATGGCCGCAGCGGTCGGCTCATTTAGTAGGCGGCGCACATTAAGACCGGCCAATTGAGCGGCATTTTTGGTCGCTTGGCGTTGATGGTCATTAAAATAAGCAGGTACCGTAATCACCGCATCAGTGACCGGGCAATTTAAATAGGCTTCGGCATCGGCTTTGAGTGTGCTTAATAATAAACAGGACAGCTCTTCTGGGCTAAATTTATGTTGCCCCTGACCTGGCGCTAAGTTTAGGCGATATACCTTTTGGCTGCCCATAAAGCGTTTGAATACACTGGCGGTTTGATGCGGGTGACTAATTAAACGTTCTTTAGCCGCTTGACCGACTAAGATAGAGCCATCGCTATCGACACTGACCACAGACGGGGTAAGAGGACGACCCAAGGCATTTGGAATAAGGGTGGCGCTATCATCTTGCCAGACAGCAACTAAACTGTTGGTGGTGCCTAGATCGATACCGATGATGGGGGAGGATGTGCTGCTCACTAAAAAGTCCCTATTTTTGTTGTCGCTACTTTGTTGGTTATCGCTAAGCCAATATTATAGTCAAATTTAAATCATAACCGCAGCTTAAAATCGCTCATCGAGGGTCTGCAAATTGTATTTAATCGCCTCAAAGCAGATATTGGGCTTAAAGCCACGGTATTGCAAAAAGCGCAGCTGCCGAGCTTTGATTTTTTGATCGGTTGGAATCTCATCGCCATATTTTTTGACCCGCGCTTCAACCGCCAAACGCAGCCAGTCCACGCCCTCAACCAGATCGTTATCCGAGACCACATCGACAAAGGCCTTATTGTCATCCATCGCCATATCTATCAGCTCATCGATGTTGGTGGGCATGTCGACTTTGCGTTTATAAAAGTCATTTTTGATACGCACTCGGCCATAACGCTTACGGATACCCTCACGGATTAACATGATGGCGGTTCGATAGTCGCTTTGATAGCCTTTTTCACGGAACTCTTCCAACAGTGCATCAATCCTTTCAGGATCTTGGTCTTTAGCAATCAGCTTGTCTTTGAGTTCTTGCGCTGAGTGTTCCCGGCGCGATAGATAATAAAAGGCGAGCCAACGCAGCCGGCTTTCGGCTTTAATCGCTTCTTTTTCAGCTTCTCGTTGCTCAGGTGTTTTTAGGTAGGCCTTTAACGCTTGTGGCAGATTATCGATTGAGTTATCAACTGAGCTATCCGTTGAATTATTATCTACTGAGCTTGATGCTGTGGTTGGCTGCGACTCTGATTCTGATGAGATTGTTGAGTCGAGCTCAGCGTTTTGTTCAGCTTCCGCTTCTGCTTTGACTTGTGCCAATAAGCTTTTGATGCTGTTGGGATCGACTTCTTTGACCGGCTCTGTCAGTTCTATCTTTGGTTGATAGGGTGAGGCAGGGTGAAACTGTTTTTTCCTTTTCGATTTGCGGCGTTTGCCATTTGCTGTAGAGGAGATTGCTGTGCCAAGCGTGAAGTCCTCTGCGCTGTTTGAGTCCGTATTATCTAAGTTATCTAAATTATCTAAGCTATCTAGATTATCAGTGGTTGTATTGAGTGAGGTATAAGGGTCATCGCTTAAATGGGACGCAGCACGACGCCGAGCAGCTGATGAGTGTGCCCAGTTTTTTTTATTAGTAGAGTATTGCTGTTGCTCGGATTGCCCAGTTTGTTGACTAGATTTGACAGCTTTTTTATTTGGTTTTTTGTTTGCTCTGTTATCTGGCCTTTTGTTTGCCCAGGGGTTGCGATTGTTATTATCGGTATTATTAGACTTGTTCGATGTCTGTTGCTGCTTGTTGGGCTTATTTTGCTTAGTGGGTTTGTCCGAGTTTTCAGCAAGTATTTGCGCGAGTGTTTTTATCTCCATGGTATTTTATATCAAACCTCAACGGCTTAAATCAAAAAGGATGAGCACCTGTGACTCACAAAGTACCCATCCTATCTTAACTAACGATCATTATAGTCAGTAGTCACTAATAGCTCAGTGCGGTTATTAACCAAGTGCAGCTAATAACAAGCACCTCGCTGATTAGGCTTCAGGCGTTGGCTCTACCGGTTCAACCGCAGCTGCTGCTTCTTGTTCTTCTTTTGAGCCTGGCTCTGGTGCAATCGCCAGCTTTTCAGCGCGAATCTTAGCTTCGATTTCTTCGGCGATGGCTGGATTGTCTTTCAAGAATAATACCGAGTTTGCTTTACCTTGACCAATTTTCTCATCGCCATAGCTATACCAAGCGCCGGCTTTACCGACTACGCCGATATCAACACCTAAGTCGATGACTTCTGCTAAGTGGTTGGTACCTTCGCCGTAAGTAATCTCGAACTCTGCTTGACGGAACGGAGGTGCCATTTTGTTTTTGATAACTTTCACACGGGTTTGGTTACCAATGATTTCATCACCGCTTTTCACCGCGCCAATACGGCGGATATCTAGACGGACAGAAGCGTAGAATTTCAGTGCGTTACCGCCAGTGGTGGTCTCAGGTGAGCCAAACATAACACCAATCTTCATACGAATCTGGTTAATGAAGATAACCATACAGTTTGAGCGCTTGGCGTTACCAGTAATTTTACGCAGTGCCTGACTCATTAGACGGGCTTGCAGACCCATGTGGCTGTCACCCATTTCGCCTTCAATTTCAGCGCGTGGAGTAAGGGCTGCTACCGAGTCAATAACGATCATGTCTAGCGCGCCTGAGCGTACCAACATATCGGTAATCTCTAGTGCTTGCTCGCCATTATCAGGCTGTGATACCAATAGATCATCGGTGTTCACGCCAAGTTTACGTGCATAAATGGGGTCTAATGCGTGTTCGGCATCGATAAAGGCACAGGTACCGCCTTGTTTTTGACATTCGGCAATCGCTTGCAGGGTCAATGTGGTTTTACCCGAACTTTCAGGGCCGTAAATCTCAACGATACGACCTTTTGGCAGACCGCCAATACCTAAAGCAATGTCTAGGCCCAGAGAGCCAGTAGACACCACGTCCACGTCTAGAGTGGCTGAGTTATCGCCTAAGTGCATGATGGTGTTTTTACCAAACTGCTTTTCGATTTGACCCAGTGCGGCTTTTAGCGCTTTGGCTTTGTTGTCATCCATAAGAGTGTCCTAATTGGTTGGTTTCTTTAATAAGAGGTTTGATTAATTATTAATTATTTAATGGGTATTATGTGTTAAGTTTTTATTGATTATGGCTAACAAAAATAACACATATATTGGGTAAAAGAGAGGGGTGTTTGCGTTTATTTAATAATTCTCAGTATTGAGGTTTTAATTATCAATTTAGTGTCTATTGAGTCGTTATATTATCTATTTAATTGTTATGTGACCTGCTTTTTTAAATGGCTTTGTTTTTGAATAAAGTTTTATACGCTGCGGTGACTGTATTTTCGTTTATAGGATATGTTTATTTAGTGGAGTAATTATACCAAATATAGCCATATTGGATAGGGTAAGTATGATGATACTCGACAACGGATGTCGTGTGACTTTTAATGACTTAAAAAAGCTTGTTTAGCAGACAATCAAAAAAGCCAGTCGCAAATAGCAACTGGCTTTTTCTCAATCTAATACCGTATCAATGTCTCAGTCTAATAGTGATTGAGATACGTCTAATGCTTGAGATTAATAGCTTTTGATCACGCCACAAGCGATACGGTCACCGGCGTTACCGGCAGGCTGGCTGATGTAGTCATCTGTACCAGCATGGACAACAAAGGCGCGGTTGTAGACACTGTTTTCAGCATTGGTGTCAACTGAGATACCTTTTTTAAGGAAGTTCATGGTACCGACACCATTGGCGTTGATTTTCACGTTTGGTAGGTCGCCAGCATGGCTGTTAGCACTTTTTGGATCGCCATGATTGGTGCCATAAGGGTTGAAGTGTCCGCCAGCTGCTTTACCCATGTCTAAGCAGCTGCCTTTTTCATGGATATGTACCGCTACGGTTGAGCCTGGCGCAAAGCCTTTTAACTCACCAAATACTTGAACACCGCGCTCATCCGCACGTAAATACATATCGCCCACATGCTGAGCACTACCATCTACCGTATAAAGTTGTGACTTTAACGTTGGTTGTCTGTCATCAGCAACGTCCATATCAGGGGTTGCGGTGGTTTGACAGGCGCTTAGTGCGATAGCAGAAGCCAGTAGGGTAGATGTGGTTAATAACTTTTTCATATCATTCTCCGAGAATGTTGAGTGCTTGGTTTGTTAGTACTTAGTTTATTTAAGTCTATGCAATTTTTGATGTTTGTTAAATTATTTTCTTAATTTAAATGTGATTAACAGATTAAGTATATTTAGTAAATATTGTTATATCAATAATAGAAAGTTTAAGGCTGTGTTGGTTTATCGTATATTACGCCCTTTATTTGTTAGTAAAACCCATTTAAGCGTTCTGTTTAAATGGTTATCTACTCAAGCAACTTACTGACTAAAGCTTCTTATAATTACTAAATTTTCTTATAGCCACTAAATAAATGATAACGAATACACCCTCTTATGATTAATAAATAAATACTTACTAATAAATGACAGCCAATAAAAAACCGCCCAAGTGAATCTTAGGCGGTATTGATACAGCGTAATTTGTATTCAATATCAGCTATTGCATAAGCTATTAATCAGCCAGTCAATAGCAGATAAATTTCGCATGTTAGCTGCGTAATGGTTTGGTTGATTTGGTTGTATCAACCGCCACTTTACTTGGCTTTAAAGGCTTCGGCATTTTTACCAACGCCTCTTTTAACACCTCATCAATGGTCGAGACCGGTTGAATGGTCAAGCCTTCTTTCACATTATCAGGGATATCAACCAAGTCACGCTCGTTAGACTCAGGAATCAACACATGCTTGATGCCGCCACGATGCGCCGCAAGTAGTTTTTCTTTTAGACCGCCAATGCGCAGTACTTTACCGCGTAAGGTAACCTCACCTGTCATCGCAATATCAGGGCGAATCGCAATACCAGTCAAGGCAGACACCAGGGCAGTGGTCAACGCAATACCCGCTGATGGACCATCTTTTGGTGTCGCACCCTCTGGCATGTGAACGTGCACATCTTTTGACTTGAAGGTGTCATAGTCAACGCCTAGCAGCTCACCACGGGCACGTACCACACTCATCGCCGCACGAATCGACTCTTTCATCACGTCGCCCAATGAGCCGGTGTAAACCAACTCGCCTTTACCCAGCATGGTGATGGCTTCGATGGTGAGCAGCTCACCGCCAACGCTGGTCCAAGCAAGGCCAGTGACTCGGCCAATCTCAGGCTCTTCTTCAGCAAGACCATAGTCATACTGATGTACGCCCAGATAGTCGCTGATGTTTTTGTCATCGACAACCACAGTTTCGATCTTGGTCTTTTTCGATGGCTTCACACCATACTTTTCAATCGACTCGCGCACCACTTTACGGCAAATCTTGTTCACTTCGCGCTCAAGGTTACGCACACCGGCTTCACGCGTATAACGCTGAACGATACTGTGTAGTGCTTCTGGAACGATTTCAATTTCGTCATTTTTCAGACCATTTTGCTTAATCGCTTTTGGCACTAAGTATTTTTCAGCAATGTTGATTTTTTCATCTTCGGTATAACCGGGCAGACGAATCACTTCCATACGATCTAGCAGTGCTGGCGGAATATCCATACTGTTGGCGGTACAGATAAACATCACTTGCGACAAGTCTAAGTCAAGATCTAGGTAGTGATCATTGAACTTATCGTTTTGTGATGGATCAAGCACTTCTAGCAAGGCTGAGGCTGGATCACCACGGAAGTCTTGCGCCATTTTGTCGATTTCATCGAGTAAGAACAGCGGGTTTTTGACTTCAACTTTGGCCAATGACTGTACGATTTTACCCGGCATCGCACCGATATAAGTACGGCGGTGACCACGAATTTCGGCTTCATCACGTACGCCGCCAAGTGCCATACGCACGAACTTACGGCCGGTGGCACGAGCGATAGACTCACCCAGTGAGGTTTTACCCACACCTGGCGGACCGACCAAGCACAGAATAGGACCACGTAGCTTTTTCACCCGTGACTGCACCGCTAAATACTCTAAGATGCGGTCTTTAACATCGGTCAAGCCATAGTGGTCGGCATCTAGTACTTCTTGGGCTTTATCCAGCTTAATAGACACTTTGCTAGATTTCTTCCAAGGCGTATCTAAGATCCACTCAACATAGTTGCGTACCACAGACGATTCACTTGATGCTGGCGGCATGGTTTTTAATTTCTTAAATTCCTGCTCTGCTTTTTTGCGTACATCGTCTGGCAAGTCCGCTTCTTTTAAGCGGTTCTCAAGCTCTTCGATGTCATCTTCAGCATCAAAGCCGCTGTCACTGATTTCTGAAAGCTCATTTTTAATGGCTTTCATTTTTTCATTTAAGAAGTACTCGCGCTGATTGCTTTCCATCTGACGGCGCA
Above is a window of Psychrobacter sp. FDAARGOS_221 DNA encoding:
- the lon gene encoding endopeptidase La, translated to MSKSDKDYDSNIEQAFDDNIENDQVDEQAPSNIDDAADADITTDFEPTDVAPNTQDEVTQLPLLALRDVVVYPHMQIALFVGRQPSVEAVEIAQESYNDLVLVVAQKDSLTEDIQQDNLYEYGTVCRIVSTMPHDSDQNCIKVLIEGLYRVQLKSVQDQGDYLTGIFDRSDITLTMSDEQQQNTLNALRSLFAGYAEARLRNSRELIRVTDRIDDLLELVYFIATRVSIDLENKQQLLEQDDINAHINLLTEYLAKQSAEQSIEQDIQEAVRRQMESNQREYFLNEKMKAIKNELSEISDSGFDAEDDIEELENRLKEADLPDDVRKKAEQEFKKLKTMPPASSESSVVRNYVEWILDTPWKKSSKVSIKLDKAQEVLDADHYGLTDVKDRILEYLAVQSRVKKLRGPILCLVGPPGVGKTSLGESIARATGRKFVRMALGGVRDEAEIRGHRRTYIGAMPGKIVQSLAKVEVKNPLFLLDEIDKMAQDFRGDPASALLEVLDPSQNDKFNDHYLDLDLDLSQVMFICTANSMDIPPALLDRMEVIRLPGYTEDEKINIAEKYLVPKAIKQNGLKNDEIEIVPEALHSIVQRYTREAGVRNLEREVNKICRKVVRESIEKYGVKPSKKTKIETVVVDDKNISDYLGVHQYDYGLAEEEPEIGRVTGLAWTSVGGELLTIEAITMLGKGELVYTGSLGDVMKESIRAAMSVVRARGELLGVDYDTFKSKDVHVHMPEGATPKDGPSAGIALTTALVSALTGIAIRPDIAMTGEVTLRGKVLRIGGLKEKLLAAHRGGIKHVLIPESNERDLVDIPDNVKEGLTIQPVSTIDEVLKEALVKMPKPLKPSKVAVDTTKSTKPLRS
- the recA gene encoding recombinase RecA, yielding MDDNKAKALKAALGQIEKQFGKNTIMHLGDNSATLDVDVVSTGSLGLDIALGIGGLPKGRIVEIYGPESSGKTTLTLQAIAECQKQGGTCAFIDAEHALDPIYARKLGVNTDDLLVSQPDNGEQALEITDMLVRSGALDMIVIDSVAALTPRAEIEGEMGDSHMGLQARLMSQALRKITGNAKRSNCMVIFINQIRMKIGVMFGSPETTTGGNALKFYASVRLDIRRIGAVKSGDEIIGNQTRVKVIKNKMAPPFRQAEFEITYGEGTNHLAEVIDLGVDIGVVGKAGAWYSYGDEKIGQGKANSVLFLKDNPAIAEEIEAKIRAEKLAIAPEPGSKEEQEAAAAVEPVEPTPEA
- a CDS encoding regulatory protein RecX, encoding MEIKTLAQILAENSDKPTKQNKPNKQQQTSNKSNNTDNNNRNPWANKRPDNRANKKPNKKAVKSSQQTGQSEQQQYSTNKKNWAHSSAARRRAASHLSDDPYTSLNTTTDNLDSLDNLDNLDNTDSNSAEDFTLGTAISSTANGKRRKSKRKKQFHPASPYQPKIELTEPVKEVDPNSIKSLLAQVKAEAEAEQNAELDSTISSESESQPTTASSSVDNNSTDSSVDNSIDNLPQALKAYLKTPEQREAEKEAIKAESRLRWLAFYYLSRREHSAQELKDKLIAKDQDPERIDALLEEFREKGYQSDYRTAIMLIREGIRKRYGRVRIKNDFYKRKVDMPTNIDELIDMAMDDNKAFVDVVSDNDLVEGVDWLRLAVEARVKKYGDEIPTDQKIKARQLRFLQYRGFKPNICFEAIKYNLQTLDERF
- a CDS encoding superoxide dismutase family protein, producing the protein MKKLLTTSTLLASAIALSACQTTATPDMDVADDRQPTLKSQLYTVDGSAQHVGDMYLRADERGVQVFGELKGFAPGSTVAVHIHEKGSCLDMGKAAGGHFNPYGTNHGDPKSANSHAGDLPNVKINANGVGTMNFLKKGISVDTNAENSVYNRAFVVHAGTDDYISQPAGNAGDRIACGVIKSY
- a CDS encoding J domain-containing protein yields the protein MTENCWDILGIAPTADEKAIKKAYALKLKQNKPDKDPAGFRAVREAYEQALEARYWLALEDDSDDWADTDIDAENKTDIGAGTDTKENDFAQYNDNQDSTTQNSDTQNNDTQNNDNRLTAEQLDSLLNSESLTAESGSGPEVIEIRLDSQTLNKQILDNPVDSEASQLSAWQNEWLDCVNVETETETETETETETETETETETETETETETETENSIIDDDSSEYQISSSRQFNQLADQKLTQCLQHQFSQLALSAIDTVDDFEEALIVFFDQQQSEYPQAYKLAKQHFNWQQHLDSWDNYQYPWSILNWLDQRLNIPLYLQSPVSFQQYIASKYPMVYRYWDFELPEHSVPSRWQFFIWFLWPHTAYDVKQQLEGLIQELDSYVHSNLDTDPDTNPANGQQNTPYTDAKDWRHHPQLLNLERRLGFFTAIQLIDFILIGLLCWMLFQLLGWVFDYQNALIDGISSWIIISLCYLYWQTQLSLITLSAAHDFNQNHNTEPDIVQSNPLLIPFLRILTVVSLLVYGLLYANHVISSDASDHYLALHSSGFIFILLLNLKNAQPVSKQLINLIAILLLFIVATFHLKMTGSITTVNAADAISISPIFWLLLTLPVALSTLSRKSDLLATISHTLSNYLLLVPLFMFYILMTNLVVPLLDHGIVFSALLLAAAIIMIMLMTFKAIAYFNFAQNQ
- a CDS encoding Hsp70 family protein; the protein is MSSTSSPIIGIDLGTTNSLVAVWQDDSATLIPNALGRPLTPSVVSVDSDGSILVGQAAKERLISHPHQTASVFKRFMGSQKVYRLNLAPGQGQHKFSPEELSCLLLSTLKADAEAYLNCPVTDAVITVPAYFNDHQRQATKNAAQLAGLNVRRLLNEPTAAAMAYGLHESGDDRKFLVLDLGGGTFDVTLLELFSGIMEVRASAGDNTLGGEDFTQILIDGFIAHQQSIDPKLNADFWRPHLPLLYAVAENGKRELSSNNSTTLRLTIDDTAYEWQVTASDYEALAEPLLQRFRQPIERAVRDAKLRIKELDDVVLVGGATRMPLFRQLMTRLLGRFPSVGLNPDETIAIGAAIQAGLVAEDAALDDVILTDVSPYSLGVDTSIELGNHQYQHGVFAPIIERNTVIPASKVHTFYPVDDRQTEVQFNIYQGEARLTQDNIKIGEMSIKLPAQYRGKAKQLPIDVRFSYDVNGLLEVDIDVEGSDKQYNLVIQNGAKHIDEAEMQRSRQKLSQLKIHPRDQAENRNLLARAERLYTQRLGFEREQLARLIGWYESVLDGQDAIKIRQANSELQNSLDQFEKDEWF